TATTGAAAGTTACATTGATCAAGCAGTTGGCACAATGGACAAAAATGAGGATGGAAAACTTGCAATCACGAAAGTCCGTCTTCGTCCACAGGTAAAGTTTATCAAAGATAATTTGCCCACAGAGGAACAGGTTGAAGCAATGCACAAGGAAGCACACGATAGTTGTTTCCTTGCAAGTTCAGTAAAAACAGTGATAATAGTTGAGGCGATCGCACCATAGCAACCCCGTTAAAGTTTTACTCGAAATTGTCTGAATCTATGACGAGAGCGATGCAAGTGAGATAAACCTAAAAAGTGCCAAAATTTCTTCTGGTAAAGGAGCGTTGAAGTCATCTGGCACTACAAAACGCCCTTTATCCTGCCCTAAACTATTAAGTCAATTTGATGAGGAGCGAAACGGAACCAACTTGGCTATTGGAATACCTCGGTTAGAAATAATAATTTCTTCTCCAAGTTCTACGCGTAACAGCAGCTTTGAGAGATTCGTTTTAGCTTGATGAATATTTACGGTTTCCATAAAATTAAACTAAATCTGTAAACTAAGTTTAGTTTTTTGGTGATAGTGGTGCAAAAGCGATCGCTTTTCGTCAACACTTGGTTTATACGTACAACCATCAAACAATTAGATACTATTTTTTTGCTTCACCTTGCTGACATAGTTGATTGCGAAGGCTATGATGAAGCGGCCAAAATCAAAAAATTTGTCTAGGAGTGCGATATGAAACTACCAGAACCTCAAACCAAAACATTTTCAACTTTGGTAGGAGAAATTGAAAATGGTCAAATTAAAATTCCCCAATTTCAAAGAGAATTCGTTTGGACAATGCAGAAGTCTGCTGCTCTTATTGACAGCATTATCAAAGGTTATCCCATTGGCACATTCATTTTTTGGCGCACTAATGAACGTCTTCGCTCAGTGAAAAACATTGGTAAGCTAGATTTACCAGAACCAAAGCCAGGTGAGTTTGTTGATTACGTTTTAGATGGACAGCAGCGATTAACTAGCTTATTTGCTAGTCTGCAAGGCGTTATTTTAACCAGAGAAGACGGAAGATCAGATAATTTCTCACAAATATTCATCGATTTAGAAGCCGAAGATTCCGATCAAATAGCCATTACTGATATTGAGGGTAAAGATGAGAAAAGTTTGATTAGTATTCTCAATTTACTCAAAGGGAGTTTTTTGCTTTTAGCAGCATATCCTCAGAACTATCATGACAAAATTCAAGCTTATAAAAATAGGGTTGAAAGCTATCAGTATTCAATAATTCAGGTCAAGGATGCACCGATAGAAATAGCCACAGAGATTTTTACAAGAATTAACGTTAGTGGTCAAGCTTTGTCTTTATTTGAGATTATGGCTGCTAAAACATTTGATTATGAGAAAAATTTTGATTTAACAGAAAAATTTCAAGAGTTGATAGAAAATCTCAAGCCCCTCAATTATGAGACTATCTCAGATGCTACTGTACTACAAGTCGTTTCAATCATTCTTTCTAAGGAGTGTAAAAGACAAGTCATATTAAAACTTGACAAGAATAGTTTTATTGATGTTTGGGATAAGGCAATAGATTCTATTGAACGCAGTGTAGAGTATTTCAGAAATTTTTATCGTATCCCGGTTTCTCAGTTACTTCCATATAATGCCTTAATCATTCCCTTTTCATATTTCTTCTTTCACCACAAAGATAAACCAACTGATGATAAACAGAAATATCTAGAGGATTTTTTCTGGAGATGTTCTTTATCTGGACGCTATTCTTCTTCTGTAGAAAGTAAATTAGCACAAGATATAAAAAGAATAGATGAAATTCTTGCTGGAGATTTACCTAGCTATGACTGGTCAATTGATACTTCAGCAGAATTTATTAAGGATAATGGTTGGTTTAGTACGTCTAGAAGTTATATTAAAGCAATATTGTGTATATATGTGTATCATCAACCAAAGTCATTTAATGATAACGCTATCGTCAATGTCAGTAACTATTGGCTCAAACAAGCAAATAGCAAAAATTATCATCACTTTTTTCCAAAAGCACATTTAAAAAAACAGGATTATTTAGATTGGTACATCAACCATATTCTAAACATCACCATAGTAGACGACTTTTTGAACAAAAGGGAAATTAAGGCAAATGCGCCTTCAAAGTACATGGCTAAATTTCAAGTAATAAATCATGACTTGGAGACTACTATGAAAACTCATTTAATAGAGAATTTAGATAATTTTGGAATTTGGAACGATGATTATGAGCAGTTTTTCTCTGAAAGAGCAAAAGTTGTTAGTCGAGAAATTTCCAAAAGAATCATTATGCAGGAAATAGACAAAAAAGGACAATCTAATTTAGTTGATGATTTTGAAAAAGAGTTAACAACCATTGAGTAAATACTACTATCTAAAAGTAAGATAGAGGTACGATATAAAATTGTCCGCGTACCTCCGCGCTTACCTTCGCGCCACTTTGCGTTTAAACTTAAGCAGTCCGAAAACGCGCTAGTTCTTCACCAGTTTTAGCATCATGCGCGTGGACTGTACACACTAAACAAGAATCAAACGATCGCGCCACATGACCAACTTCCACCGGGTCGCTAGAATCGTAAATGGGTGTTCCAATTAAAGCTTCTTCAATCGGGCCACGGATACCTTCACTATCACGGGGGCCGATGTTCCAAGTCCCAGGAGCAATCACTTGGTAGTTTTTAATTTTACCGCCTTCCACTTCAACCCAGTGACACAAGGAACCCCGCGCAGCTTCCGTTGCACCCCAACCCTTGCCATCTTTTTCTGTTGGTTTAATATACCAAGGATCATTTAGCTTGAACTCACGCAAGCAGTGTTCCGCTTGGCGATATAACTTGACAATTTCGTGAACTCGTGCAAGTTGACGCACATGAATATTAGCACCACGCATCTGCTTGAAGACATCGAGAATAAACCCGTCGTAGTGTTGCCAAGATTCGCCATGTTTGCCACCAGCAACTAACTGACGCGCTAAAGGCCCAGCTTCCAAGCGTCCAAAGTCTTTGTGAAGGACTGCACTCGCCCAAGAATATGCATTATCAAAGTCTTTTGCATTATTGGCAGTGGGTTTAGTTGTGCGATCGCTTGGATGAATATCTGCTGTTTCCTCATCGTACCAAGAGTGAGTTGTATTCTCGCGGGTAAAAGACTGATCCATCAAGGTGTGAGTGTCAGTGAAACTATCGTACACTCCACTTTTCATGATCATCGCAGCATTTCGCCCTTCAATGGTGGGCTTTTGGTATTTGTCCTCATGGGCTAAATATCCCCAAGTCACATATTTACCAACACCAGCACCATATCTATCTAAACCGATATCTAAACCCATGCGCCAATAAAAACCCAAATCGGAATCTCGATGATTTCGGTCTTCATCTAGCCAATCCATGAACTGATCATAAGTCTGGATTTCTTCGTAGCGTTCTAAAGAACAACCTAACCACACTGGTTCTAACCAATTAGTGCGGAAATATTCTAGAATCGCCCAAGCGCGGGTAATGTCTGTTAACGTGGGGGCGCACATCACGCCACCGGGAACCATATAACTGCTGTGGCAACTAGTGGTATGGTAAAAATGTTCGTGAGTAACTTGTTGTGTAAAGTGATTTTGCTCAACAATAACATTTTATTTTCACCATTTCAGCTTATAAATAAGGGAATATTTAGGGAATGAGCGGGCAAAATCAAAACCAGGGTAATTGCGATCGCCACAATTTCATATCGCAGACATATCCCCCATCTACACATGAGGATGCAAACGCAGACTCAAGGGATTTGTTCGCCGATATTTTTGCAGATTTTGAGCCGCACAACACCACAGACGGTAGCTACAAAGGAACAATGGCGAAAATTAAAGCAACAGAACTACAGTATCAAGCAGTTTTTGAGCAGAAGTTAGTCGAAGCTAATAGTAATTTAAAAAGAGATAGAGTTAAAGTTAGCATTAAACAAACTGGCAATTCTCTACAGTTACGAGCTACCCTACCGTTAAAACCAGGCGATTGCAGCTTAGGTAAGGAAAAAAAGCAGTATGACTTGTCTCTAGGGATACCAGCAAATTTAGAGGGGCTGAAAACTGCGATCGAGGAAAGTTACGAGTTGGGTAAATTAATCGCTCGCCATACTTTCGAGTGGAATGAGAAGTATTTAGGAATAAAATCTAGAGAAAAGCAAGAAATAAAAAGCATTGGAGAATTATTAGATACATTTGAGGAAAAATATTATAAAACCCGTCAGAAAACTATAACCAGTCAAAATACTTTTGCTAACTATATATCTGTTATTAAAAGAAACTTTCCTTTAAACACTTTGGCAACAAAAAATAATTGTGAGGAAATTATTAATTCATTTCAGGGAAATAAAAAAAATGAAGTGATTGCAGTTACTTCTGTTTTTATTAAAACCTTTGAGTTGGGATTTTCACTTGACGTGACACGGGATAATGTCACCCCAGCCCATCGAGAAATCCCCGACGATGATAAAATAGTGTGTTCTTTTAACCTATTTGAAAAATTCGCCCTCAACCGCAAAAATACAAACATCTGTGATGAAATTGACACTTGGGAAATGTGGCGTTGGGTATATGGAATGTTGACAACCTTTGGGTTAAGACCAAGGGAACTATTTGTGCAACCAGATATTGATTGGTGGATGTCTCCCCAAAATATCGACCATACTTGGAAAGTCAATAAAAATACAAAAACTGGATATCGAGAAGTTATCCCCTTTGTGCCTGAATGGATAGAATTATTTGATTTACACAATCCCAAACCATTAAAGATTTTAGAAAAAAAAGTGACAAAAATTGCATCTGTGCAAAATATTAATTGGATGCGGAGAGATATATCCAGATGGTTTAAAAAAGTCGGAATTGAGTTTCAACCCTACGATTTGCGTCATGCTTGCGCGATTCGAGCGCATCTTCAAGGAATACCCATCAAAGCCGCAGCAGACAACTTAGGTCATACTGTTGATGAACATACAAAAACCTATCAAAGATGGTTTGGGATTGAAAACCGGAAAAAAGCCTTTGGTGAGGTAATTAGTCAAAAGTCATTAATTGAATTGCAGAAAAATGAAATATTGACGCTACGGATGGAGAATGAAAGGTTGAAATTTGAAGTGGAAAAGTTGAAATTCTCAGAGAATGTCTAACAATCCAGAGGAATGCAATGCTTTCAGGTAAATTTTCTTATATATGGTTAATTTTACCAATAATAATGCAAAAATAAGGGAATCACCTTTAAGCCCCTTCTCTTGAACCATCTAGACTCGACACGTTTATAGTCATATTGATAGTCAAGTTTAGCGACAGGATAGCTCTCTTTTGCCCAGATGCTCAAGACGCTTTTGTAGTAGTCTTCAGCATCACGATACTTCTCCTGAATCATGAACAGTAAAGCTAGGTTGTTGAGGATAGTAGCCATATCAGAATGACGTGGGTTTACCTTTTCCTGAAGGTTCAAGGCATCTTTATATGAACGTTCAGCATCAGAAAATTTCTTCTGCCCTTGATACAGCTTACCTAGATTGTTCTTTAGGATAATAGCCATCACAGGATAGTTAGGAAAGTTAGGGTCTGCATTTTCCAAAATGTTCTGGGCAACTTGGAAGTAAGACTCAGCATCGGTGTAGGCTTCCAAAACGATGCACAGCGTTGCCATGTTGTTAAGGGTCATGGCTACATCAGGATGCTGGTTGCGTGGAAGCTCAGCAATGTCGCCAAGAGTAGCTGAGAGTAAGTCAATGGAATTTTGATGGGATCTGGCTATGATGGATACCCTCGGTACCCTCTTCCATAAAACAGGCTTAGGCTCAATAGGCAGTTGAGCCAAGAAGGCATCCATGTAACGTCGGGCAACTTTCGCCCTAATTTCCTTAACTAGTGCCGTCGGAAGTTGAGCGAATAAGACACCCCTGTACATTTATGTTCACTGAACATAGGAAAGCTAAGGAAAGATTTATTGATTTTGAAGCGCGTGTAAGGAGGCTTAATAATAGAATCAGCGATCCTATAGCGTTTATCTATCTAATGAAGTACACTTAATCAAATAAAGGTGCGTATCCTAGTGAAAGGTAAAAATGAAAGCATATTCCCTCGATTTACGCCAAAAAATTCTTGATACATATTTACAAGGGGGAATATCACAACGTCAATTAGCCAAAAGATTTTGTGTAACTTTAAGTTTTATCGAGAAATTACTAAAACAGTATAGAGAAACAGGTAGTATCGCACCTAAAGTCAGGACGGAACAAACACCACCAAAACTCAACTCTGAACAATTTAATATTCTCAAAGAAATAGTAGAAGCCAATAATGATGCTACTTTATCAGAAATTCGCTCAATTTTGGCAGAAAAAACAGGAGTCATAATTGGTATTTCTACAGTAGATAGAATGTTACAGAAGATGGAAATCAGCCTTAAAAAAACATTACACGCCTCGTAAAAAGAAACTGAAAGAGTTCAATCATTAAGAGTACAATCTGGCTCCAACTTCAGGGTATACCAGCTAAAAACCTCATATTTATTGACGAAGCAGGAGCTAATCTATCTTTAATAAGACACTCGGCTCGCTCTAAAAAAGGTACTCATGGCGCATGGTTCACGACCTCAAAAACGTTGTAAAAATGTCTCTATAATTGGTGCCATCGCTCTGAAAGGGGTGAT
This region of Nostoc sp. UHCC 0302 genomic DNA includes:
- a CDS encoding tetratricopeptide repeat protein, which translates into the protein MYRGVLFAQLPTALVKEIRAKVARRYMDAFLAQLPIEPKPVLWKRVPRVSIIARSHQNSIDLLSATLGDIAELPRNQHPDVAMTLNNMATLCIVLEAYTDAESYFQVAQNILENADPNFPNYPVMAIILKNNLGKLYQGQKKFSDAERSYKDALNLQEKVNPRHSDMATILNNLALLFMIQEKYRDAEDYYKSVLSIWAKESYPVAKLDYQYDYKRVESRWFKRRGLKVIPLFLHYYW
- a CDS encoding DUF262 domain-containing protein, whose amino-acid sequence is MKLPEPQTKTFSTLVGEIENGQIKIPQFQREFVWTMQKSAALIDSIIKGYPIGTFIFWRTNERLRSVKNIGKLDLPEPKPGEFVDYVLDGQQRLTSLFASLQGVILTREDGRSDNFSQIFIDLEAEDSDQIAITDIEGKDEKSLISILNLLKGSFLLLAAYPQNYHDKIQAYKNRVESYQYSIIQVKDAPIEIATEIFTRINVSGQALSLFEIMAAKTFDYEKNFDLTEKFQELIENLKPLNYETISDATVLQVVSIILSKECKRQVILKLDKNSFIDVWDKAIDSIERSVEYFRNFYRIPVSQLLPYNALIIPFSYFFFHHKDKPTDDKQKYLEDFFWRCSLSGRYSSSVESKLAQDIKRIDEILAGDLPSYDWSIDTSAEFIKDNGWFSTSRSYIKAILCIYVYHQPKSFNDNAIVNVSNYWLKQANSKNYHHFFPKAHLKKQDYLDWYINHILNITIVDDFLNKREIKANAPSKYMAKFQVINHDLETTMKTHLIENLDNFGIWNDDYEQFFSERAKVVSREISKRIIMQEIDKKGQSNLVDDFEKELTTIE
- a CDS encoding site-specific integrase, which produces MSGQNQNQGNCDRHNFISQTYPPSTHEDANADSRDLFADIFADFEPHNTTDGSYKGTMAKIKATELQYQAVFEQKLVEANSNLKRDRVKVSIKQTGNSLQLRATLPLKPGDCSLGKEKKQYDLSLGIPANLEGLKTAIEESYELGKLIARHTFEWNEKYLGIKSREKQEIKSIGELLDTFEEKYYKTRQKTITSQNTFANYISVIKRNFPLNTLATKNNCEEIINSFQGNKKNEVIAVTSVFIKTFELGFSLDVTRDNVTPAHREIPDDDKIVCSFNLFEKFALNRKNTNICDEIDTWEMWRWVYGMLTTFGLRPRELFVQPDIDWWMSPQNIDHTWKVNKNTKTGYREVIPFVPEWIELFDLHNPKPLKILEKKVTKIASVQNINWMRRDISRWFKKVGIEFQPYDLRHACAIRAHLQGIPIKAAADNLGHTVDEHTKTYQRWFGIENRKKAFGEVISQKSLIELQKNEILTLRMENERLKFEVEKLKFSENV